The Bernardetia sp. ABR2-2B DNA window AATGGAAAATGTGTAGAACTTTATGGTACAATACAAAACATAGACAAGCAAAAAAAGAACGAAATAAGCCTTCAAGAAAAGCTGGAAGAGCTAGAAATTTCTCAAAAGCAACTTCTACATACAAGTACGCTTTTAGAATCATGTAATGCTAGTGCAATTATTGGCACTTGGGAATATGACATAAACTCTAGAGATATTATTTGGGATAAGATTGTTCACTCTATATATGGACTTCCAGAAGGGATAGATTTGGATACACCAGCAAAAATTAATTTTTTCAAAAAAGGAGAAAACAGAGAAAGAATAATAAAGGCGATTAAAGAAGCACGAGAAGAAGGCAAACCCTTTGATGAGACTCTAGAACTAATCAATTTTAGAAGTAAAAATAAATGGGTTCGTATCATCGGAATCCCTCAAATGAAAAATGGAAGAACGACTGAATTGTACGGCACACTACAAGATGTTACAAAGCAAAAAGAAGGGGAGGTAAAACTTAAAGAAAAAGTAGAAGAGTTAGAACAAACCCAAAATGAGCTATTACGTACCCAAAACCTTTTAGATACTACAAATGATATAGCACAAATAGGGACATGGGAAATAAACTTAAAAACATCAGAAGTAAAATGGAATAAAGTTACCAAACAAATACATGAGGAAGCTGAAGATTTCGTAATTGATATCGAAAAAGGAATCTATTATTACAAAGAAGGTAAGGATAGAAAGCGAATTACAGAAGTATTTAATAATGCAGTAGAGAAAGCTATTCCTTATGATGAGGAACTGCGTTTAATTACAGCAAAAGGAAACGAAGTTTGGGTCAGAACCATTGGTATTCCTGTAGTTAAGAATGGAGAAGTAGTAGAACTATATGGAGCTTTTCATAATATCAATGAACAGAAAAAAGCTAAAGTAAAACTTCAACAAAAAGTACATGAATTAGAACAAGCACAGCAAGAAATTCAAGACATTCAGACTAAGCTAAGTATTACATTAGACAAAACAGGAATTGGTACATGGGAGTATGATGTAGCAACCAGTAAAATATACTGGGATAATCAAGTTAGAAAAATGTTTGGAGTGAATGAGGTTGAAGAGATTACTCACGAAATTGCATCATCAAAAGTTCCTAAACAGAATCTTGTAGTCATAAACCAAACATTTGAAGATTTGATAATGCAAAAGATTTCAAGCTATCATGTGCAATATCCTGTAAACTTTACTAAAGACTCAATAAGGTATTATGAATCTAAAGCTGTATTGATAAAAGATGAAAATAATAGTTCTATTTCTGTTTTTGGAGTTACACAAGATATTACCAAAGAAAAAGAAGCAAAATTTGAACTCAAACAAAAAGTACAAGAGCTAGAAAAAGCACAGCAAGAAATACAGAGCATCCAAACCAAACTGACTGTAACATTAGAAAAAACTGGTATTGGATTATGGGATTTTGATTTAATAACCAATAAAACCTATTGGGATAAGCAGCTCAGAAAAATGTTTGGAGTTACTGAGTTTGAAGAAATTAATAATGAAATTGCTTCAGCTAAAATTCCTAAAGAAGACCTTGTGGTTATGAATAAAATGCTTGAAGATTTGGTCATGCAAAAAATCCCAAGCTACCATATGAGATATAGAGTAAATCTTGATAAAGCAACAATAAAATATTATGACTCAAAAGCAGTCTTAATAAAGGATAAAAATGATAAACCTGTAGCTATTTTTGGCATTACTCAAGACATCACAAAACAAAGAGAAGCAGAGTTTAAACTACAAGAAAAAGTACAGGAGCTAGAAAAAGCACAACAAGGAATTCAAAATATTCAAAATAGACTTACTCTTACCTTAGAAAAAACAGGAATTGGGCTATGGGAGCTTGATTTGAATACGCAAGAACTGCACTGGGACAACCAAACAAAAAGAATATTTGGTTTAGAGAATAATGAAGATAACGTTATCAAACGCACAGTAGGAAGACAAAAAGTACACCCAGATGATATAAATGATATAGATGATAACTTGGAGTTAATGTCGCAAGGCAAGCTAAGTATTTATGAAAAAAAATATCGTACTGTACCTATTAATGGAAAAAATCGCTTCTTAGATACCAAAGCTATTTTAATACGAGATAAAAACCAAAACCCTACACATATTGTTGGAATTACACAAGATATTACTCAGCAAAAAGAATATGAAAAAATCATAGAAGAGCAAAATAAAGAACTAGCAGAATCTGAAAAAGAACTCCGAAGAGGCATACGAAATATGTATCACCTCCAACAAGATTTAGAAAAGCAAAAACAACAGTTAGAACAAATTTTTGATGCTGTTCCTGCCATGATTTATCAGTTCAAAAGAGATAATGAAGGGAATGTATCTTTTCCTTTAGTAAGTAGAGGTTCAGAACTTATTTTAGGAGTAAAGTCAGAAGAAATATTAAACAATAATGCAAATGATATTTTTGAGGCAATCCATCCAGATGACTTATTAGGATTTCAATCCTCTGTACAAAAATCGGCTGAAACGATGCAAAAATGGGAGTCTGAGTTGCGTTTACTCAAAAATGGAAAAGAAGTTTGGATACATGCTACTTCAAAGCCTACCCACATGGATGGTGGAGGTGTTATCTGGACGGGAATAATGCAAAATATTGATGAGTTAAAAGAAACAGAGAAAAAAATACAAGAAAAAAATAAGGAACTACAAACAACACTTACAGAGCTCAGAGAAACACAATCTCAACTTATTCATAATGAAAAAATGACTACGTTGGGACAGCTTGTTGCTAGTATTGCACACGAGATAAATACACCTTTGGGAGCTATTCGTTCTTCGGCAGGAAGTGTTTATAAAATGCTACAAAATACATTATCCAATTTGCCTAAAGTATTAAAAGAACTGTCAGAACAGGAGTTAGAAGGTTTTAATAAAATGATAGAAAAATCAGTTGAATCAAATATATTATACTCTTCAAGAGAAAAAAGAAGCATCAAGTATGATTTGATAGCACAATTAGATACCCAAGGAGTTTCTCAATCTGAACGAATTGCTGATATTTTGGTAGATGTGGGTTTACATCAAGAAAGCGAATTGTACGAGCCATTTATACAACTTCCTAATACGGTAGAACTTTTTGAAAGTGTTTACCAAATTAGTACCATCATGAAAAGTAATGCGACCATCAGAATAGCCACCGAAAAAGCATCTAAAATTATTCTGACACTCAAAAATTTCTCTCGTCAAGACCATACAGGAGAAAAGAAACCTACAAAAATAAATGAGAGCCTAGAAAATACCCTTATTCTATACCACAATAAGCTCAAGTATGGTATTGAGGTAATCAGAGAAATGGAAGCAGTCCCTGTTATCCAAGCCTATGAAGATGAACTGGCTCAAGTGTGGACAAATTTACTGCATAATGCTATTCAAGCAATAAATGGTAAAGGAAAAATATACCTTAAAACAGAAGAAAGAAATAATAAGATTTTGGTATCAGTAAGAGATAGTGGTAAAGGAATACCTGATGAAGTACAACAACGTATTTTTGATGCCTTCTTTACTACTAAGCCAGTAGGAGAAGGAAGTGGTTTGGGACTAAATATTGTCAGAAAAATTATAGACAAACACAATGGTAAAATATGGTTTGAAACTGAAAATACAGGAGAAGATACAGGGACAACTTTCTTTGTAGAATTACCAATAAAATAATTTTTATTATAGAAAAACCCTAAGAGTCTTAAAGAAACTTAGGGTTTAAATACTTGCTTACCTTGCCGTTGTTGGTGTCTCCACCAACGACTTTATGTTATTAAACTCCCAAAAGTAATCTTGAAGGGTCTTCAATCAATTCTTTAATTCTGTATAAGAATGTTACAGATTCTTTTCCATCTACAATTCTGTGGTCATAAGAAAGAGCAACATACATAATCGGACGAATCTCTACTTTTCCATCAATCGCTACTGGGCGTTGAACAATATTATGAAGTCCTAAGATAGCAGATTGAGGAGCATTAATGATTGGAGTAGAAAGCATAGAACCAAAAATACCACCATTGGTAATCGTAAACGTTCCACCTGTCATTTCATCAATGGTCAGTTTTCCATCTCTAGCTTTTACAGCCAAACGGACAACTTCTTTTTCTACACCTGCAAAAGAAAGCTGCTCTGCATTTCTGATAACAGGCACAACCAAACCACGAGGAGAAGAGACTGCAATTGAAACATCAGCATAATTGTGATACAAAATTTCATCTTCTTTTTCGCCTGTAATTTGAGCATTTATCCCTGGGTTTTCCATAAGTGCCATCGTTACAGCCTTTGTAAAGAAAGACATAAAGCCTAGACCAACTTCATTTTTCTCTTTAAATTGGTCTTTATATTTCTTACGCATTTCCATCACAGCCGACATATCTACTTCATTAAAAGTAGTAAGCATTGCTGTCTGATTTTTGGCAGCTACTAAACGTTTTGCAATCGTCTTACGAAGCGAAGACATACGCTCTGTATTTGTACTACGGCTTCCTTGCTGTGTGTTTTCAGCACTTGCTGGTGCTTTACCGTCTTTTTTAGATGAAGAAGCAGGAGCTTTTGGTTGAGAAGGTGCAGATTTTTTAGCATTCTGAGCATCTTCCTTTGTTATTCTTCCATCTCTTCCTGTTCCTTTTACTTCTTCTGGGCTAATTCCTTTTTCAGATAGTATTTTGGCTGCTGCTGGAGAAGCATGTCCTGTTGCATAGGTAGAATCTTTACTAGAATACATATCGCTATTTGGAGCGTTTTCTGCGCCTGAAGAATCAGAGCTAGACGAGCTACTAGAACCATTTCCTCCCATTTCAATTTTAGCAAAATCATCTCCGATAGCAAGTGTAGCACCTGCTTCTGCTATATGAAATACTTTACCTGCTTTTTCGGCAGGAACTTCAAAGTTAGCCTTATCAGACTCTAATTCACAAATTGGGTCATCTAATTCTACTTCTTCTCCATCTTCTACAAGCCAGTTTGCCAATACTACTTCCGAAATAGATTCTCCTACTGTTGGAATTTTCATGATGAAAGTTTCCGTTTTTTGAGAAGATTCTTCTTTTTTCTCTGATTTTGCTTCTGCTTTAGTTTCAGTGTTAGTTTTTTCTTCTTTATCTGTGCTTCCACCTTCTCCTTCTTCGATTACACAAAGAAGCGCACCTATTTCTAACGTATCGCCAGCTTCTGCTTTAAGTCTGATGACACCATCAGCTTCGGCAGGAACTTCAAAAGTTGCTTTATCAGATTCTAATTCACAGATAAGGTCGTCCATTTCTACGTGGTCGCCATCTTCTACAAGCCAGTTTGCGATTACTACTTCGGTAATAGATTCGCCGACTGTAGGTATTTTCATTTCTTTTGCCATATCGTATTTCGGAGTTTGTGGTCGTTACAAGTTTTGATTGCTTTCTAATTAATTATTACTAGGTAAAATTAGAATGCACTACAATAGTTTAAATATACTTCAAAAATACTAAAAAATTGTGATAAATGATAAGTGTTGTATTTTGCATTTATTTTTAGAAAAATTCGAGGTACAAAAAAAAATCAGACAACCGTAAAGATTATCTGATTCATTTTTTTAAATTATTTCTTACTTAGAAATAAC harbors:
- a CDS encoding PAS domain-containing protein, with product MNQLKKEFYQIIQSDEKYFDFIQQNAFDGIWFWDLENPQQKWINPKFCYLLGYKYEELQGNQIHKIVHKDDQEKIQAILSGYLTSSDKTQEDEVRFVHQNGKTVWITMNALLFKNTEGKNHRVIVTHNNSTKEHYQEEELIRTINRYDSMLNNHSLFIIRTDLEGKYTYVNDHFCNRIGLVREEIMEKDSMTAIVEEDFSKCIAAVEHCFANPHEAAFVQLRKPLFDKKTQKITANYIYTDWEYTLILNEEGVPKEIQCVGVEVTEKVLAQKKLHKKNKKLEASEEELRQNLERLEEAQEEITHTKKLLEICNEAAQIGVWELNLSDYTTKWDKVIKEIHEVEDDFVSDAQTGILFYKEGYSRDKITKVFTRALGEGVPFDEQLQIITAKGNEIWVRAIGIPTFQNGKCIEMYGTFQDITERKNAELEIKNKVQELESTQRKLVYTQKLLDTSNEAAQIGTWQIDLINKEISWGAVTKEIHEVAEDYQSDMTHGFKFQFYTPKYKKIASQLADDAIKKGVSFDKELKIVTAKRNQKWVRAIGIPVFEKDKCVELYGTFQDITSQKSLEINLKEKVDELESIQKELVHTQKLLDTSNEAAQIGTWELNLDDFTTKWNNITKKIHEVDNNFISTSENGITFFKKGYSRQIITKVFTRALEEGVPYDEQLKVITAKGNEIWVRVIGIPTLENGKCVELYGTIQNIDKQKKNEISLQEKLEELEISQKQLLHTSTLLESCNASAIIGTWEYDINSRDIIWDKIVHSIYGLPEGIDLDTPAKINFFKKGENRERIIKAIKEAREEGKPFDETLELINFRSKNKWVRIIGIPQMKNGRTTELYGTLQDVTKQKEGEVKLKEKVEELEQTQNELLRTQNLLDTTNDIAQIGTWEINLKTSEVKWNKVTKQIHEEAEDFVIDIEKGIYYYKEGKDRKRITEVFNNAVEKAIPYDEELRLITAKGNEVWVRTIGIPVVKNGEVVELYGAFHNINEQKKAKVKLQQKVHELEQAQQEIQDIQTKLSITLDKTGIGTWEYDVATSKIYWDNQVRKMFGVNEVEEITHEIASSKVPKQNLVVINQTFEDLIMQKISSYHVQYPVNFTKDSIRYYESKAVLIKDENNSSISVFGVTQDITKEKEAKFELKQKVQELEKAQQEIQSIQTKLTVTLEKTGIGLWDFDLITNKTYWDKQLRKMFGVTEFEEINNEIASAKIPKEDLVVMNKMLEDLVMQKIPSYHMRYRVNLDKATIKYYDSKAVLIKDKNDKPVAIFGITQDITKQREAEFKLQEKVQELEKAQQGIQNIQNRLTLTLEKTGIGLWELDLNTQELHWDNQTKRIFGLENNEDNVIKRTVGRQKVHPDDINDIDDNLELMSQGKLSIYEKKYRTVPINGKNRFLDTKAILIRDKNQNPTHIVGITQDITQQKEYEKIIEEQNKELAESEKELRRGIRNMYHLQQDLEKQKQQLEQIFDAVPAMIYQFKRDNEGNVSFPLVSRGSELILGVKSEEILNNNANDIFEAIHPDDLLGFQSSVQKSAETMQKWESELRLLKNGKEVWIHATSKPTHMDGGGVIWTGIMQNIDELKETEKKIQEKNKELQTTLTELRETQSQLIHNEKMTTLGQLVASIAHEINTPLGAIRSSAGSVYKMLQNTLSNLPKVLKELSEQELEGFNKMIEKSVESNILYSSREKRSIKYDLIAQLDTQGVSQSERIADILVDVGLHQESELYEPFIQLPNTVELFESVYQISTIMKSNATIRIATEKASKIILTLKNFSRQDHTGEKKPTKINESLENTLILYHNKLKYGIEVIREMEAVPVIQAYEDELAQVWTNLLHNAIQAINGKGKIYLKTEERNNKILVSVRDSGKGIPDEVQQRIFDAFFTTKPVGEGSGLGLNIVRKIIDKHNGKIWFETENTGEDTGTTFFVELPIK
- the odhB gene encoding 2-oxoglutarate dehydrogenase complex dihydrolipoyllysine-residue succinyltransferase; this encodes MAKEMKIPTVGESITEVVIANWLVEDGDHVEMDDLICELESDKATFEVPAEADGVIRLKAEAGDTLEIGALLCVIEEGEGGSTDKEEKTNTETKAEAKSEKKEESSQKTETFIMKIPTVGESISEVVLANWLVEDGEEVELDDPICELESDKANFEVPAEKAGKVFHIAEAGATLAIGDDFAKIEMGGNGSSSSSSSDSSGAENAPNSDMYSSKDSTYATGHASPAAAKILSEKGISPEEVKGTGRDGRITKEDAQNAKKSAPSQPKAPASSSKKDGKAPASAENTQQGSRSTNTERMSSLRKTIAKRLVAAKNQTAMLTTFNEVDMSAVMEMRKKYKDQFKEKNEVGLGFMSFFTKAVTMALMENPGINAQITGEKEDEILYHNYADVSIAVSSPRGLVVPVIRNAEQLSFAGVEKEVVRLAVKARDGKLTIDEMTGGTFTITNGGIFGSMLSTPIINAPQSAILGLHNIVQRPVAIDGKVEIRPIMYVALSYDHRIVDGKESVTFLYRIKELIEDPSRLLLGV